A genomic segment from Montipora foliosa isolate CH-2021 chromosome 9, ASM3666993v2, whole genome shotgun sequence encodes:
- the LOC137971129 gene encoding hydroxyacylglutathione hydrolase, mitochondrial-like isoform X1: MWWLAGVRSFAKICVSVTFKGVKATTVLGTLAFIRKSGISSLPESHSKPISIFTHSNMKVHVLPALADNYMYLVVDEGTQEAAIVDPVEPRKVVEAVKKEGVKLTTVLTTHHHWDHAGGNVELTGLIKGLTVCGGDDRIGALSKKVGHGDKLKVGNLDVKCLFTPCHTSGHICYVVHGEPNAVFTGDTLFVAGCGKFFEGRPPQMYKALVEILGTLPKDTLVYCGHEYTESNLKYAVHVEPGNPDVHNAIEWAKNKRKANEPTVPSTIGDELKYNPFMRVKVDSVKKYAGKSDPVDVMGYIRRDKDTFRAKH; encoded by the exons ATGTGGTGGCTTGCTGGAGTCAGAAGTTTTGCTAAGATTTGCGTTTCTGTCACCTTTAAAGGTGTAAAAGCGACTACAGTACTCG GAACCCTTGCATTCATTAGAAAGAGTGGTATTTCATCCCTGCCTGAGAGTCATTCCAAACCAATTAGTATCTTCACACATTCAAACATGAAAGTTCATGTACTTCCTGCACTTGCTGATAACTACATGTATCTTGTTGTGGATGAAGGAACTCAAGAAGCAGCTATAGTGGACCCAGTGGAGCCCAGAAAG GTTGTTGAAGCAGTTAAAAAAGAAGGAGTGAAACTCACAACTGTTTTAACAACCCATCATCACTG GGATCATGCTGGAGGCAATGTGGAATTGACTGGACTGATTAAGGGTTTGACAGTGTGTGGAGGAGATGACAGGATTGGGGCCTTGAGTAAGAAAGTTGGGCATGGTGACAAGTTAAAG GTTGGAAATCTGGATGTCAAGTGTCTTTTTACACCTTGTCACACCAGTGGTCATATTTGCTATGTTGTTCATGGTGAACCAAATGCAGTGTTTACtg GTGACACACTCTTTGTGGCTGGATGTGGTAAATTTTTTGAGGGACGTCCTCCTCAAATGTACAAGGCACTGGTTGAGATTTTAGGAACATTACCGAAGGACACA CTTGTTTATTGTGGGCATGAGTACACTGAAAGCAATCTCAAGTATGCTGTTCACGTTGAACCAGGCAATCCTGACGTTCACAATGCAATTGAGTGGGCCAAG aacaaaagaaaagcaaatgaACCAACTGTACCCTCAACCATTGGAGATGAGTTGAAGTATAATCCCTTTATGAGAGTCAA AGTGGATAGTGTAAAGAAGTATGCAGGAAAATCAGATCCAGTTGATGTAATGGGATACATCAGACGTGACAAGGACACATTTAGAGCCAAGCACTAA
- the LOC137971125 gene encoding ubiquitin carboxyl-terminal hydrolase 1-like: MKDLEKNYNENKENCEHLIPKKNALVLAAKPLDFMEIFRKQNPMFEDNLQHDAQEFLCSLLVSLQDTEKEIKKKIDTASPYSSPLKDLFHGQLLHQTKCLTCEDAKKRFENFQDVSVPIQKEAKVNDPKTFSPTPKKAQDTQSLLWALSQFATVEHLTGDNKYFCENCLTHTEAEISTSFEKLPKVLTIHLKRFTANALSGFSGYVSKINTNLATPMELVISEWCSKTCAISNPTYHLFGIVMHSGMTSCSGHYQAYVKVATPNDVDFNNNGQTNHHDNCQNRNDNKVYANRESSGECNNCKESVPNGTPVGCKTFYRNENSSEMKEESGKTDDSDISSPQRSAEKANTTCIPGITRYFLHRTRKYSKLENSEDHEGSLPTGDLTGGIRCRRHSTPSYSFKGLSKSLNKIQNFQRGGLLPSRNPIRQLNFQDCRKQCNSEADDPSHDKQKPIICSLIPDTHYQWIHFDDAEVAVLEECDVTALLSSSESSFTSPYLLFYKLGEP; the protein is encoded by the exons ATGAAAGACCTTGAAAAGAACtacaatgaaaacaaagaaaattgtgAGCATCTTATACCAAAGAAAAATGCCCTAGTTCTGGCAGCAAAGCCTTTGGATTTTATGGAAATATTCAG GAAACAAAATCCAATGTTTGAGGACAATCTCCAACATGATGCTCAGGAATTTCTATGCAGTTTACTTGTAAGTCTTCAGGACacagaaaaggaaataaaaaagaaaattgacacTGCAAGTCCATACTCCAGTCCTTTGAAAGATTTATTTCATGGGCAGCTCCTTCATCAGACAAAATGTCTAACATGCGAAGATGCTAAAAAACGATTTGAAAACTTCCAAGATGTCAGTGTACCAATTCAAAAGGAGGCGAAAGTAAATGATCCAAAGACATTTTCACCAACCCCTAAGAAGGCTCAAGACACACAAAGCCTCTTGTGGGCCTTGTCGCAGTTTGCCACAGTAGAACATTTGACTGGAGATAACAAGTACTTCTGTGAGAATTGTCTCACTCACACAGAAGCCGAGATCTCAACAAGCTTTGAAAAGCTTCCTAAGGTTCTTACAATTCATCTGAAGAGATTCACTGCCAACGCACTATCAGG GTTTTCTGGGTATGTGTCCAAGATCAACACAAACCTTGCAACTCCAATGGAACTGGTCATCTCTGAATGGTGCTCAAAAACATGTGCTATTTCCAATCCAACCTACCATCTGTTTGGCATTGTGATGCATAGTGGTATGACGTCATGCAGTGGACACTATCAGGCATATGTAAAGGTGGCTACACCAAACGATgtagatttcaataacaatggacaGACAAATCATCATGACAACTGTCAGAACAGAAATGACAACAAGGTTTATGCCAACAGAGAATCATCTGGAGAGTGTAATAATTGCAAAGAAAGTGTGCCAAATGGTACACCAGTGGGCTGCAAAACATTCTACAGGAATGAAAACTCGtcagaaatgaaagaagagtCTGGTAAAACAGATGACAGTGACATTTCCTCACCACAAAGATCAGCTGAGAAAGCTAACACAACATGCATTCCTGGGATCACTCGATACTTCCTGCACCGAACAAGGAAGTATTCCAAACTGGAAAACAGTGAAGATCATGAAGGCAGCTTGCCAACTGGGGATTTAACAGGTGGCATAAGATGCAGGCGTCACAGCACACCCAGCTATAGCTTTAAGGGATTAAGTAAGTCCCTGAATAAAATACAGAATTTTCAACGTGGAGGCTTGTTACCCAGCAGGAACCCCATAAGGCAACTGAACTTCCAGGATTGCAGAAAACAATGCAACAGTGAAGCTGACGATCCTAGTCATGATAAACAGAAGCCAATAATTTGTTCACTTATTCCAGACACCCACTACCAATGGATTCATTTTGATGATGCAGAAGTTGCAGTACTAGAAGAATGTGATGTCACAGCATTGTTGTCATCATCAGAGTCATCGTTCACTTCTCCATACTTGTTATTTTACAAATTAGGCGAACCATAA
- the LOC137971129 gene encoding hydroxyacylglutathione hydrolase, mitochondrial-like isoform X2: METTADMVMVGTLAFIRKSGISSLPESHSKPISIFTHSNMKVHVLPALADNYMYLVVDEGTQEAAIVDPVEPRKVVEAVKKEGVKLTTVLTTHHHWDHAGGNVELTGLIKGLTVCGGDDRIGALSKKVGHGDKLKVGNLDVKCLFTPCHTSGHICYVVHGEPNAVFTGDTLFVAGCGKFFEGRPPQMYKALVEILGTLPKDTLVYCGHEYTESNLKYAVHVEPGNPDVHNAIEWAKNKRKANEPTVPSTIGDELKYNPFMRVKVDSVKKYAGKSDPVDVMGYIRRDKDTFRAKH; this comes from the exons ATGGAAACCACAGCTGATATGGTGATGGTGG GAACCCTTGCATTCATTAGAAAGAGTGGTATTTCATCCCTGCCTGAGAGTCATTCCAAACCAATTAGTATCTTCACACATTCAAACATGAAAGTTCATGTACTTCCTGCACTTGCTGATAACTACATGTATCTTGTTGTGGATGAAGGAACTCAAGAAGCAGCTATAGTGGACCCAGTGGAGCCCAGAAAG GTTGTTGAAGCAGTTAAAAAAGAAGGAGTGAAACTCACAACTGTTTTAACAACCCATCATCACTG GGATCATGCTGGAGGCAATGTGGAATTGACTGGACTGATTAAGGGTTTGACAGTGTGTGGAGGAGATGACAGGATTGGGGCCTTGAGTAAGAAAGTTGGGCATGGTGACAAGTTAAAG GTTGGAAATCTGGATGTCAAGTGTCTTTTTACACCTTGTCACACCAGTGGTCATATTTGCTATGTTGTTCATGGTGAACCAAATGCAGTGTTTACtg GTGACACACTCTTTGTGGCTGGATGTGGTAAATTTTTTGAGGGACGTCCTCCTCAAATGTACAAGGCACTGGTTGAGATTTTAGGAACATTACCGAAGGACACA CTTGTTTATTGTGGGCATGAGTACACTGAAAGCAATCTCAAGTATGCTGTTCACGTTGAACCAGGCAATCCTGACGTTCACAATGCAATTGAGTGGGCCAAG aacaaaagaaaagcaaatgaACCAACTGTACCCTCAACCATTGGAGATGAGTTGAAGTATAATCCCTTTATGAGAGTCAA AGTGGATAGTGTAAAGAAGTATGCAGGAAAATCAGATCCAGTTGATGTAATGGGATACATCAGACGTGACAAGGACACATTTAGAGCCAAGCACTAA